AGCGCACCATCACGCCCATCGTATCCTCGATGCTGATGTTGTCGCCGAACACGTTCTGGTCGCGGACATAGCCGTCGTCCTTCTCGGCATTGAGATAAAGATCGCGCAGGTGCTCGTTTTTCGACATGTCGAGTGTAAATGGATCGTTCGGGTCACCCGCGCCGGTGGTGCGGTACGGGAATTTCATCATGCCGCGGCGCTCGGCGTTCGCGCGTCCGTAGAACATGAGGTCGCCCATGGCGAACACGGTATCGGGCTTCGTGTTAAGCCAGAAATTCACAAGGTCGAAGTGATGCGTGGATTTATGCACGAGCAGCCCGCCGGAATTGCGCTTGTCGCGATGCCAGCGGCGGAAATAGTCGGCGCCGTGCTTGGTATTGAGAAGCCACTCGAAATGAACGGAGTATATCTCGCCGATGGTGTCCGCTGCAATTATCTCGCGTATCTTCGTGTTATGCGGCGCATAGCGGTAATTGAACGTAACGCGGAGCTTTTTGCCGGTGCGCTTGACCGCATCAAGTATCTCCTGGCATTTCTCCTCATCTATGGTCATGGGCTTTTCGCTCACCACATCGCAGCCGAGTTCCATTGCGCGAATGATGTAGTGATGATGCGTACGGTCTATTGACGTTACGATGACGCAGTCGGGTTTTTCGGTCTTTATCATCTCATCAAAGCGGTCGGCGGTGTATGTCTTCACCGGCTTTGCGCCGAATTTCTCGCCGATGAGGCGGTTGGCGTAATCAAGCCGTGTCTGATTGATGTCACAGAACGCGGTTATCTCTGACGTGTCCTTGTACGTGCTGAATATCGCGAAATAGAAGAACTGTGCGCGGCCCCCCAATCCCACCTGAACGTATTTTTTCTTACCCATCGGAAGCTCCTTCGTCAATTATTTTTTCGGGTGTTGCCCGTTGATTCCCGTGCAATGAACGATGTCTTTACCGTGCGGGTCGCCGCTTCCTCGCCGTTCATGCGGAGCGTGAGCACTGCGACCGCTTCGTCAGCGAGTTCACCTGTCGGCTGCGTGACCGTGGACAGCGACTTATACGCAAAGCGCGGATATTCATCATCGTCAAAACCGATGACGCCGATGTCCTCCGGGATGCGTGCCGTGAGCTCATAGAGACGTTTGAGGAGGCCGACGGCGGTCTTGTCGCTGTAGCATACGACGAGGGTACGCTGCATGCCGGAGATATCATCCCCCGCGCTGTATCCGCCGGGAAGTCCTGACTCGGCGGTGACGATGATGCGTTTCTCGACGGAGCCGAGGGCATCAACGCTTGTGTCGAATGCAGCCCTGCGGTCCTCGGCGTCATCGGCGTTCGGTGTGAGGAACACATAACGTTCATATTTTCCGCGGAGGGAATCGCAGGCTTGAACGACGCCCGCCTTGCGATCGATGAATACGGACGGATATTCCGTGCGGCGGGTATCGACAAGCACGAAGGGGATATCCATTGTGCAGAGGGATGTATCGGACGGTGAATAGCCGGCGAAAACAATACCGTCGCAGAATTGAGAGAAATCCTCTATGAACTGATCGATGCGCCCGGCGACGCCGTACGTGAGGCCGAGCGTGGTGCGGTATCCCGCTCTGCTTAACGCGGTACATATCGACGATATCTTGCGCGACATGACCTCGGTATCAAGCGAACTCGATATGACGCCTATCATCATGGTCCGTCGCGTTTTCAGCGCGCGTGCGAGCATGTTCGGGCGGTATCCGAGTTGAGCGACGGTCTTTCTCACAAGGGCGCGCTTGTCCGCGGATACATGGGGATGGTCCTGCAGCACTCGGGCCACCGTCCGTATCGAAACGCCTGCTTTTTCAGCTATATCTTTCAAATTTGCCATATTCTCAATATTGCCATCGTTGGCAACTCGATAAATATAATCACGAATACCTGAAAGTCAAGAACATGATTGGTCTCCCTAGTTCAGAGCGGGACCAAGCCGACTTCAGAACGGATCAGGAACGGAGCTGAAACGAAGGTGATACGAGGGTGATGTACATCCAAAGCGAAGCAAAGGCGGCCGATATATGGCAACGATACCCGTCAGTCGACGGTACCAGGGCATTGGCCGCTTTTCATCTATGGGCGGGCTTTTTCATCGCGGGCCGGAGGATATAGTATAAGAACGCAGCGAGAAATATCACGCCGACAAACACTGCCACCGCCGTAAAAGCAGCTGAATAATTCACCGCAGTGGCGATGCCGCCCATGCCGAACGGCGCGAGTATGCCGCTTATCCCGACAAGCGATTCATTGATGCTGACATTGCGCAGCGAATGCTTCGTATCAGCGAGCGAATAATAGATGGCATAGAAGAACGCAAGCGCACCGAATACGCCGGCAAGGATGAACGCCGGGACAAGGAGCGGGAGCGAGCGTGCAAATCCTATCAATACGAATGCGCCGACCGCAATGATCGTGACCGGCAGAAGAAGCCGGTGTTTTTCGATGAATGTATACCAGTACCGCATCCCGAACGATACTGCGGCCTGCACGCCGAGGAATACGAGCACGAGCGCCCCGGCGGTGAATTCACCGAGCCCGAGCTTAAGACCATGATCGGGGAACATGACGCGGAGGAATGTCCCCGACGACGCCCCGATGAGTATGAGCGCCCATCCGAGTATCAGCATGTTCGGCGTTACCCTCGTCCGGTCGGGCTTATCGCAGCCGGAACGGATCTCCTTGAGGCGGCTCTTCTTTACCACCGCGAGGAGCACGAGCACGCCTGCGCCGCAGAGAAGAATGAAGAGAAAGGGGACTGATGCCCCGAGCCGGTATACCGACCCCGATATGAACGGGCCGACACCGAGGCCTAAACTCCAGGAAATATTGTAATTACTGACATTGCAGTACAGCGGCTGATCCTTCGAAACAGCGTCCATGAGCACCTGAAATGAGACGAAATAAAGCGCGCAGACGATGCCGAGAACGAATGCATAGATGAAGAATAGATGCGGCAGCGGGAAGACGAATGCCGCCGCGGCGACCGCCATGATGACGGCGATCGTGACACGCAGGATACGGAAGCTCGTCGATCGGTCAACACGCAGCCGAGAAAGGAGCACCGATGTGCCGAGATAGCAGATGCTGAAAATGACCGGATATCCGGCGATGTAGAGCGGTGATGCGCCCGCATTGGACGCTATCACCGGCATCGTGAAGAGGAAGATACCGACACACACATCGGCGAGGAACGGGAGCAGATAGATCAAGAACGTCATTGTTTACCGCCGGAAGGCGGCATTGTATCACAGCGCGGAGTTGTCCGCAACCGAAATACACAGCCGAAAGTATCACGCAAAGAACACCACAAAGGCTCCAAGACACAAAAAATCCCAGAAATTAACTCTTGTAAACGAAATTGCACGATAACTAAAAAGGGTGATCCTTTGAGCAATTTTCCTTGGTGCCCTTCGTGACTTCGTGGTTGCTTTTACCTTAAAGTGAGGATTCGGGCACGGACAAAATATCATCAGCCGAAATGGATGACGTATAGCCTCAGGCCGAATTCATGCCCGAGCGTAAAGGACTGCAGCACATTGAAGTTCATGGCGTAATAGAACGTAAGGAGTCCGCCGATAGAGAGGCCGGCTTCCGGGGCAAGGCGCAGGATGAATTTCTGCATATCGGTCCCGATAGGCGTGCTTATCCCGAACGTCGGCCCCACCGAGCCGGCGAAGAAGCTGAGATACGGTCTGCCGTAGAGGCCCTTGCCGCTGTATTCGACAATGACGCCGCGGTTAATGCCTATGGGATCGGCCGATTTCACTAAAAGGTCGCGCCAATTATACCCGAGGGAGAACCCCAGGGCGTTCTGGCTTATGAGGCCGAAAATAAGGCCGTGGCTCGATTTTCCCATCGCTTGGGCCGTTGAATCCTGGCTGTACAATGCCGGTGACGATAAGGCCGATACGACCGCGATAGCCATACCGATAAAGTGTCTTCTCATAGCCGTCCTCCCGTTCATAGGGTACGCTCAGGATAGTACAGGGGAGGGGATACTGACAAGACAAAAAAAGACAGGGAGGGACTTACCGGAACGGATATTGAATAACCCCTAATCCTTCCCGCAGCGGCAAAGCTACGGTTGGGAAGCGGTCGGGGGACAATGCAGTTAGTTTAGAAAGAAAATCAGCCACCCGCTTCGCTAGAGGCACAGAGACACGGAGAACTGATTGGTTTTCTTGCTTTTTCCCTTGTTTTTTCTCTGTGTCTTTGTGCTGTGGCTTACTTGAATTTCTTCGCCCTGAGCGTACAGGCAAGCGCCGAGCAGAAGAGAAGGATGAGCGTGCTTATCGGCATAAAACTGCAATGGGACTTATACCCGATGAGATTCGCCTTGCTTGCGGCCACCACGGGTATCACGGTGGATATCGCCGCAAGGGTGAAGAGGATGGTGAGGACGAGAAGCGCGATGTAGACTTTCTTTTTCATGCTGTATCCTTTTATATTTTTTATTCCGAATACCAGATATCGTTCGTATACACTGTACCGCCGTCACTCACCTGTCCGCCAATGAGCCACACACTGCCGTTGAACGATACCGCGGTATGCTCAAGTCGCGGTGGGAATTGAGCTCCCGCGGTCGCGACCGTCCATGTCGAGCCGCCCGATGTATACCACACATCATTCGTCGGCCCGGTGCCGTTATAGCTCCCGCCGATTATCATGATGCGGTTGTTGTGAACCGGCGCCGTATGCCAGCAATGCTGCCCGAATTCCGGGGCGGTTATCTGTGTCCAATTGATGCCGTTGGATGAATACCATATATCGTTGCGCGGCGTCGTTCCGTTGAAGCCGCCGACTATCCACAGTCTGTCATCGAATACCGAAACGGTATGATCGTACCGCGCCTGAAATCCGCCGTTCGCGGTCTGCCGTGTCCACGTTATGCCGTCCGCTGAAGACCATACGTCATTTGTCTGCTCAACGATATCCAATCCGCCGACTATCCACATTCTATTCTTGAATACCGCAATATTGCCGAAGCGCATACGCCGAGGCGGCGGCGATGTCGGCGCCATATTCACCCACGTGTCACCGTCAGAAGAGGACCAGACATCGTTCGAATACTGTCCTTCTGCGTTGCCGCATACCACCCACAGCTTGTCGTTAAATACCGTACAGCCGAAATCCATACGCGCATGGAACGGGGGGTTCACTTTCAGCTGCACCCAATTCGTCCCGTTACCGGAATACCAGACATCGTTTGTCCAGCCATACGGATTCTGCGTAACACCGCCGATGACCCAGAGCTTGTTCTTGAATACGGCACAGCCGTGGGAATATCTGCAGGCGAACGGGGCGGATGCGACCGCATTATGCCACGTTGTCCCCGCGGTAAATATCGCGTTCGGGTCATACGGGTTCTCATGACCTTTCAGAGACGGAAGGCAGGATATCCCTGCGAGCGCAGCTATTGATAGTGCAATGAGTGTTCCGATTTTTTTCATTTTTTTGTGCATTCCTTGCAGAGCATTTATTTTGAATACCAAACATCGTTCGCTTCGAAGTTATTATTGTTCTTCCCGGCGATGACCCACAGGACGTCATGGAAAGACAGCGCGCAATGCAGCCTGCGCTGAAGGAATTCCGCACGGTCGGTCTGTTGCGTCCAATCCGTGCCGTTCGCCGAATACCATACATCGTTCGTTTGTATCGCGGTCGCTTTTGCCTGACCTGCAATGAGAACAAGCCGGTTCTTATGAAGTACGAACCCGAACTGGTCTCGCGGCAGAAAGTCGGGGGCTACTATCTGCGACCAGTTGGTGCCGTCAGACGTGTACCAGATATCGTTCTTGGGAACATAATTATAACTGCCGCCGACAAGCCACATCTTATTATCGAATACGACGACATTTTGCCAGCAGCGGTCACTGAATGGTGCATTCACGGTTACCGGGTACCAGGAAACGCCATCAGCCGATCTCCAGACATCATTGCTTGGGCTTGCAGGGCTTTGTCCGCCAGCAATGACCCAAAGCTGATCGTTGAACGCGCACATGGAGTGCCGTGCTCGCTGCCCGAACGCGGCATTCGCTGTTGCTGCCGTCCATAGATCTCCATCGGATGAAGACCATACGTCGCTGACATAGCTGCCGGCAGAGTTCACTCCGCCGGACACCCACATCTTATCGTTAAAAACGGCAACAGCATGACCGTTTCGTGTTGAGAACGCCGCCGAAGTCGTCGTAGATATCCAATTTGTGCCGTTCGATGTATACCAAACGTCATTGTAAAACGTTCCGCCGGTATAGCCGGCGATGATCCACATTTTACTCTTGTATACGAGCGTACCGAAAGACCATCGTACCGAAAAAGCGGCTGAAGGAGTTGCCTGCTCCCATGTTTTTCCCGCAGTGAATGCCACTGTTCCCGCAGGGTCGTATGGATTGTCGCGTGACTTGAGCGCGGGAATGCAGGCGGTAAACAGAACCATTCCTGCAGCGATGATGATAAGCGGGAATTTCATACGTGATCCTTGGAACGCGTTGCCGCGTTACCAGCTCATCGAGAACGACACCGCTGCGCCGTCGAGTTTCGGCGATCCGTCGGCGAAGGAGAATACCGGCGATACGCTCGGGACAAGCGCGGTCTTTCCGGCCTTGCTTCGTACGGGGATGTCCGGCGTAAGGAACCACCATACGGCGAGGCCTGCGGTAATACCGTAGAGCGACCAGCCGATGATGTATTCGATAGTGCTGGCGGTTATCTGCCCCTGATAATTGGAATAC
This region of Spirochaetota bacterium genomic DNA includes:
- a CDS encoding kelch repeat-containing protein, which translates into the protein MKKIGTLIALSIAALAGISCLPSLKGHENPYDPNAIFTAGTTWHNAVASAPFACRYSHGCAVFKNKLWVIGGVTQNPYGWTNDVWYSGNGTNWVQLKVNPPFHARMDFGCTVFNDKLWVVCGNAEGQYSNDVWSSSDGDTWVNMAPTSPPPRRMRFGNIAVFKNRMWIVGGLDIVEQTNDVWSSADGITWTRQTANGGFQARYDHTVSVFDDRLWIVGGFNGTTPRNDIWYSSNGINWTQITAPEFGQHCWHTAPVHNNRIMIIGGSYNGTGPTNDVWYTSGGSTWTVATAGAQFPPRLEHTAVSFNGSVWLIGGQVSDGGTVYTNDIWYSE
- a CDS encoding Gfo/Idh/MocA family oxidoreductase → MGKKKYVQVGLGGRAQFFYFAIFSTYKDTSEITAFCDINQTRLDYANRLIGEKFGAKPVKTYTADRFDEMIKTEKPDCVIVTSIDRTHHHYIIRAMELGCDVVSEKPMTIDEEKCQEILDAVKRTGKKLRVTFNYRYAPHNTKIREIIAADTIGEIYSVHFEWLLNTKHGADYFRRWHRDKRNSGGLLVHKSTHHFDLVNFWLNTKPDTVFAMGDLMFYGRANAERRGMMKFPYRTTGAGDPNDPFTLDMSKNEHLRDLYLNAEKDDGYVRDQNVFGDNISIEDTMGVMVRYKNKALLTYSLNAYMPWEGYRVNFNGSKGRLEVAVYETSYINSGGDKAKEGAVENKHIYVFPMHGEPYTVDIPTGEGGHGGGDPVLLNDIFGVPAHDPFNRAASHVDGAMSILTGIAGNRSLRTGLPVKVDDLVKF
- a CDS encoding MFS transporter, which gives rise to MTFLIYLLPFLADVCVGIFLFTMPVIASNAGASPLYIAGYPVIFSICYLGTSVLLSRLRVDRSTSFRILRVTIAVIMAVAAAAFVFPLPHLFFIYAFVLGIVCALYFVSFQVLMDAVSKDQPLYCNVSNYNISWSLGLGVGPFISGSVYRLGASVPFLFILLCGAGVLVLLAVVKKSRLKEIRSGCDKPDRTRVTPNMLILGWALILIGASSGTFLRVMFPDHGLKLGLGEFTAGALVLVFLGVQAAVSFGMRYWYTFIEKHRLLLPVTIIAVGAFVLIGFARSLPLLVPAFILAGVFGALAFFYAIYYSLADTKHSLRNVSINESLVGISGILAPFGMGGIATAVNYSAAFTAVAVFVGVIFLAAFLYYILRPAMKKPAHR
- a CDS encoding LacI family DNA-binding transcriptional regulator is translated as MANLKDIAEKAGVSIRTVARVLQDHPHVSADKRALVRKTVAQLGYRPNMLARALKTRRTMMIGVISSSLDTEVMSRKISSICTALSRAGYRTTLGLTYGVAGRIDQFIEDFSQFCDGIVFAGYSPSDTSLCTMDIPFVLVDTRRTEYPSVFIDRKAGVVQACDSLRGKYERYVFLTPNADDAEDRRAAFDTSVDALGSVEKRIIVTAESGLPGGYSAGDDISGMQRTLVVCYSDKTAVGLLKRLYELTARIPEDIGVIGFDDDEYPRFAYKSLSTVTQPTGELADEAVAVLTLRMNGEEAATRTVKTSFIARESTGNTRKNN